The genomic segment CCGGGTCGACGCCCTGTCGGTCAACGCCCCCGCGGGCCCGCTGCGCGTCCGTGCCGAGCGCGAGCAGCTCGGCATCGACCACGGCGAGGCCGGCGCGCTCTTCGCCACCGACGCGGGCCTCGACGCCGACGTCGCCCGTGCCATCGGCGCCCACCACGCGCCCGACGCCCCCGACGACGCCGTCACCCTCTGCGTCCAGGCCGCCAACGCCGCCGTGGCCCTGCTCAACGGCCACCACGCCGATGCCACCCTGCTGCAGCACGCCCTCGAGATCCTGGACATCGACCACGTCCAGCTCGAGGAGATCACGATGTCCGTGCTGCCGGCGATGGCCGCGAGCGCGACGGGCGCCGGCCACGGCCTGGCCGCCCAGGTCGAGCGCCTGGAGCGCGAGGCCCGCGAGGACGAGCTCACCGGCCTGCTCAACCGCCGCTACTGGTCGCAGGTCGCCCGCTCGTGTCTGGCCGACGCCGGCGCGACCGTCCTCATCTGCGACGTCGACCACTTCAAGGGCATCAACGACTTCCACGGCCACCACACGGGCGACTTCGTGCTCGGCGAGATCGGCCGCATCCTGCAGCGCGAGGGCGTCGCCGGGCGCCTGGGCGGCGACGAGTTCGCCCTCCTGGTCGCCGCGCCGCGCAGCGGCGAGGAGGCCGCGCACGCCCTCCAGGACGCGATGCGCGAGGCCTTCGCCGACTCCGCCCTGGGCGTCACGCTGTCGATCGGGATCGCCGAGTCGACCGTCGCCGGCGCCCGAGCTCAGCGAGCTGCTGCGCAGCGCCGACACCGCGCTGTACCGCGCCAAGGTCGCCGGCCGCGGCATCGCGCGCTCCGGCGCCAACGTCTGACCCGCCTCGCACGCACCCGGCCGCCGCGCCAAGATGTGGGCTCCTGCCGGGTTCACCTCCGGCGCCCTGGGGAAGGAAAGCCGATCACATGGTCGATGCGGGACGACGCGACATCGAACGGGCCGTCAGCGGGCTCGCCGCCCGGCTGCCCGCCGAGCTGGCACCCCTGGCGAGCATCGCCTATGACTACTCCTGGTGCTGGCACGCCGACGGCCCGGCGCTCTTCGAAGCCGTCGACGCCGAGCGGTGGGCGGCCTGCGGCCACAACCCCGTGCGCCTGCTGCGCGAGGCCCCGCAGGAGAGCCTGGACCGCACGGCGGCCGACGACGCGCTCCTGGCTCGCGCCGCCGACATCGACGCCCGCCTGCGCGCCCACCGCGAGGGCGGCCCCGACGGCGCCGTCGACCCCGTCGCCTACTTCTGCGCCGAGTACGCCGTCCACGTCTCGCTGCCCGTCTACTCCGGCGGCCTGGGCGCGCTGGCCGGCGACCTCATCAAGGAGGCTGCGGACCGCTCCCTGCCGATGGTCGCCGTCGGCCTGCTCTACCGCCAGGGCTACTTCCGTCAGCGCATCGACCTCACCGGCTGGCAGCGCGAGTACTGGCTGGAGAACGACCCGGCGCTGCTGCCGATGGCGCTCGTGCGCGGCGAGGACGGCGAGCCCGTCACCGTCTCCGTGCCCGTCCGCGACGAGACGATCGTCGTGCAGATCTGGCGCGTTGACGTCGGCCGCGTTCCGCTCTTCCTCCTGGACGCCGACCGGCCCGAGAACTCCGCGTTCGCCCGTTTCTCCACCGCCCAGCTCTACGTCGGCGACCCCGCCGTGCGCCTGACCCAGTACGCGCTGCTGGGCATCGGCGGCGCCCGCGCGCTGGGCGCCCTCGGGGTCGATCCCGTAGTCGTGCACCTCAACGAGGGCCACGCGGCCTACGCGGCGCTCGACGGCCCCGGCGCGACGCTGCAGGACGTCGTCGAGCACGCGCGCCGGCGCACGGTCTTCACGACCCACACCCCGGTGCCGGCGGGCAACGACGCCTACGCGGGCCCCGAGATCGCCGAGCTGCTCGAGCCGCTGGCCCGCGAGCGCGGCTTCGACCTCGACGAGATCCTGCGCCTGGGCCGCACGCACCCCGAGGCCGAGCACGAGCCGTTCGGCATCACCCAGCTGGCGCTGCGCACGTCGCGCGCGGCCAATGCGGTGAGCCGCCGCCACGGCGACGTCGCGCGGGAGATGTGGGCCGACATCTGGCCCGACCGCCTCACCCAGGACATTCCCATCGGCCACGTCACCAACGGCGTGCACGTGCCGACGTGGGTCGGCGGGCCGATGCGCGCGCTGCTGGACGAGCACCTGGGCCCGCGGTGGATCGAGCACGCCGCCGACCCGGCGACGTGGGCGTCGATCGACGCGCTCGACGGCGCCGAGCTGCGCGCGGTGCGCCGCCGCCAGCGCGAGGCGCTCATCGCGATGATCCGCGAGCGCATCCCGCGCGACCGCCTGGCCCGCGGCGAGGAGCGAGGGTTCGCCCAGGCCGGCGCCGAGGCCTTCGAGCCCGACGTGCTGACGATCGGCTTCGCCCGCCGCGTGGCGACCTACAAGCGCATGGGGTTGCTCGTCCACGACGTCGAGCGCGCGGTCGGCATCGTCGGCGGCCACCAGCCGCTGCAGCTCGTCGTCGCCGGCAAGGCCCATCCCAAGGACGACCCCGGCAAGGAGCTGATCCAGCACCTGCTGCACGTCCGCGGCGCCCCCGGCACCGCGACGCGCGTGGTGTTCGTCGCCGACTACGACGTCGCGATCGCGGCCAAGCTCGTGCAGGGCTGCGACGTCTGGGTCAACCTCCCGCGCCCGCCGATGGAGGCCAGCGGCACGAGCGGCATGAAGTCCGTGCTCAACGGCGGGCTGCAGCTCAGCGTCCTGGACGGCTGGTGGGCCGAGGCCTACGACGGCACGAACGGCTGGGCGCTGCCCGGCGACGTCGACGCCGACCACCAGGCCCAGGACGCCCGCGACGCCGCGCGCCTCTACGAGCTGCTGGAGGGCGAGATCCTGCCGTCGTTCTACGACACCGAGAACGGCTGGGTCGACATGATGCGCGCCTCGCTGCGCACGCTGGCGCCGCGGTTCTCAGCCACCCGCATGCTCGCCGACTACGCGCGCCTGCTCTACGACCCCGGCCGTCAGGCGCGGCCGGTGTCGCGCCGGTAGGCGCGCATCGCCAGCACGCCGAGCACCGCGGTCCACACGGCCACGACGGCCCAGGCGTGTGCGCTCCAGGCGTGCCCGCCCAGCGCGACGCGGTTGGCCTGCACGAGCCAGTAGGACGGCAGGTACTGCGCGACGCCGTGGATGAACCCGTGGTCGCTCAGCGGGAACCACGTGCCGCTGAGGATCGCCAGCAGCGCCGTGCCGCCGCCGAGCACCGGGCCCATCGAGTCCGTGGTCAGCACGTGGCCGAGCAGGATCCCCGCCGCGCCGAACGGGATGAGCCCGACGATGATCAACCCTGTCATGCCCAGCCACTCGCCGGCGGGCAGGCGCACGCCGAGGATCACCCCCGACACGTACAACAGCCCGAGGCTGAGCAGGGCCATGCAGTAGGCGGTCAGCACCTTGGCGCGCAGGTAGGCGTGCGGGCTCAGGGGGGAGATGCGCAGCTGGCGGTTCCAGCCCGCCTGGCGCTCGCCGGCGATGCGCGCGCCCGTGCTGAGCATGGAGGTCATCGTGCCCCACGACGCCATGCTCACCATGAAGTACAACGGCGCCGACAGGCCCGTGCTCTGGAGGTCGCGGTCGCCGCGGTTGGGGCCGGCGATCAGGAAGAACAGGGCCAGCGGGAAGCACAGCGAGAAGATGAGGAAGCGCCGGTTGCGCAACGTCCGCAGCAGCTCGAAGCGGGTGTAGGTCAGCGCGGTGCTCATGCCGCCAGCTCCTCGTCGTCGTGGTCGTCGCCGCCCGTCAGCTCCAGGAAGGCCTCCTCGAGGCCCGCGCCGCTGATCTCGATGTCGCTCGCCTGCGGCTCGCGGGCCAGCAGCGCGCGGATCGCCGTGTCGGAGTCCGTGCAGCTCAGGATCACCGCCGCGCCGCGCAGCTCGGCGGCGGCCACGCCGGGCAGCGCGCGCAGCGTGTCGCGGTCGGCGCCGGGCAGCGTGGCGCGGATCGTGCGCCGGCCGACGCGCGCCTTGATCTCCGTCGTCGGCCCGTCGGCCACGACCCGGCCGTGGGCCATCAGGACCGCCCGGTCGGCGAAGTCGTCGGCCTCCTCGAGGTAGTGCGTGGCGAAGACGATGGTCTTGCCCCGTGAGGCGAAGCCGCGCATCGTCTGCCAGAAGGCGTGGCGGCCCTCGACGTCCATGGCGACCGTCGGCTCGTCGAGGACGAGCAGGTCGGGGTTGCTGACCAGCGCCACGGCGAAGCGCACCCGCTGGGTCTCGCCGCCCGAGAGCTTCTGCGTGCGCTGGCCCACCAGGGCGCCCAGGCCCGTGAGCTCGACGACCTCGTCGACGTCGAGCGGGTCGGGGTACAGCGAGGCCATCATCGCGATGAGCTCGCGCACGTTGAGGTCGCGCAGCAGCGAGCCGGTCTGCAGCATCGCCCCGACGCGCCCGGCGGCCACCGCGTCCTCCGGCGTGCCGCCGAAGAGCGAGACGCTGCCCGCGTCGGGCCGGGCCAGGCCGAGCAGCATGTCGATGGTGGTGGACTTGCCCGCGCCGTTGGGGCCCAGCAGCGCGACGGTCTCGCCCGGGGCGATCGCGACGTCGATGCCGCGCACGGCGCGGACGGGGCCGTTGGGGGTGCGGAACGTCTTCGTCAGGCCGTGGAGGTCGATGCCCGCCTGAGGCGGAGCGGCAGCGCTGGCGATCATGTGCTGCAGGTTGGCGCACCGCGGGCGCGCCGGGGCGGGGGCCACCCCCCGGCGCCGCGGTGACGTCTGTCATCGCCCACGCCGGGCGCGCGTCATGGCGCGGGCGTGCGCTCCGGCTCGGCCTCGGACTGAAGCGCCGCGGTGCGGGCGCTCATCGACCGGCCCAGCGCCGCGACCTCCTGGTCCATGAGCGGCACGATCTCCGGGGCGTGGCGGCGCGCCTCGCGCTCGCCCAGCGTCGTCGTCATCGCCGGCTTGAGCCAGCGGATCGCGTTGACCCAGCGCGGCACGCTGACCCGCGTGGCGCGCCGGCCGATGCCCGCCACGAACGCGTCGGCGCACGCCTCGACCGACGTCGTCTGCCCGAGCGGCCCCGGCAGGCGGTCGAGCATCATCCGGAACGCCGACAGGTCCTGCTTGGCGTCCCGGACCAGCGGCGTGTCGATCCACGACATGTGCGCGCTGCCGACCTTGACGCCGCGGTGGGCGACCTCGATGCGCAGCGCGTTGGCGAAGTGCTCGGCCCCGGCCTTGCTCGCGTTGTAGGCCACGAGCCCCGGGGCGGCGGCGTAGGCCGCCAGCGAGGAGACGACGAGGACGTAGCCCCGGCGCTCGATGAGCTGGGGCAGCGCGGCGCGGACGGTGTGGAAGACGCCGGTGAGGTTGACGTCGACGACCTGGCGGAACGCCGCGGGGTCGACCGCGAGGACCGAGCCGTAGCTCGAGATGCCGGCGTTGGCCACGCACACGTCGATGCCGCCGAAGCGCTGCACGCCGTGGGCCACGGCGGCCTCCATCTGCTCCAGGCTGAGCACGTCGCCGGTGATCGACGTGGCATGGGCGCCGAGCTCGGCCTCCAGCTCGGCCAGCGGCCCGCGGTCGAGGTCGACGAGCACGACCTTCGCGCCGCGGGCGACGAGCCGGCGCGCCGTGGCGGCGCCGACGCCGCGCGCGCCGCCCGTGATGAGCACGACCTTGCCGCTCACCCGGCTCATGCCGCCACCGGGGCCGTGGTGGGGGGTGCGGGTGTCGCGGTCGCGGGTGGCCCGGACGCCGCGCCGGCGAAGTCGGCGATCGTCGAGGCGATGAGGGCCGCGTCATCCCACATCGGCGTGTGCCCGATGCCGCGGTGCAGCCGGAACTCCACCCCGGGGATCTCGGCCCGCAGCCGGGCCGAGTGGCGCTCCACCGGCAGGATCCGGTCGCGGTCGCCCCAGGTCACGAGCACCGGGCAGCTGATGTCGCCCAGGCCGGTCAGCGCGGCGTTGCCGTCGCGCAGCACGGAGAAGACGTCGTCGACGATGTCGCAGCGCAGGGAGGACCGTGCGAGGCGCAGGGCCTCGCCGGCCGGGACGAGGTGGCCGCGCGTCATGACGTCGCGCAGCGCGAGGCGGCGCAGCCCCGGCCGGCTCATGATCTGCGGCAGGTGCCGCTCGGAGGCCCGGGTGACGTTCTGCATCCGGCGGAAGACCTTCATGATGGCCTCGGCCGACCGCCGGTCGCCGGGCTCCAGGCCGCCGGCGGGGGAGATGCCGACCACGCTGCGCGCACGGCCGCGCCGGGCGAGCTCCAGGCCCAGCGCCCCGCCGAGCGAGTTGCCCGCGAAGTGCGCGGTGCCGACGCCGAGGCCGTCGAGGACCTCCTCGAGGTGGTCGGCGGCGTGGGGGATGGTGTGCGCCGTGTCGCGCGGGGGCAGCGGGCGGCCGCCGTCATGGCCGTCGAGCGTCGGCGCGATGACCTCGAAGCGCGGGACGAGCTCGGCGAGCACGGGCAGCCAGCAGCGCCACGTGGCCGTGAAGCCGTGCACCAGCACAAGCGGCTCGCCGCTGCCGGCGCGGTACAGGGCGGGGGAGATCTCGGGCATCAGCCCGTGATCGTAGGCGTTCAGTGGACCGGGCGCGACCCAGGTGCGCGGCGGGGCGGCGGTCAGGCGGCGTCGCTGTCGAGCGCGGCGCGCTCGCCGAACGGGTCGGCGATGATGTCGCGGAACCGGTCGTCGTCGCGCAGGGCGTCGAGGAACGCCCGGCCGAGCGGGGAGAGGCCGACCTCGTCGTCGGCGACCGGGCCGGGGTGGTCGTGATCGATGGGGCGGCGACGCTGCCGGGACTCGCAGCGATCGTCGGGTGGGTGGGCCATCGGCTTCCGTCCAGTTGACGTTCGGATGTCATCGATCGTCATGGCGTCCGGTCCGCCGCAAGGCGTCCCGGCGCACAGTCCGTCGCCGCGAGCGTATCAACGGTGAAGGACCGTTCAGCAAACCTTCCTCCGGCGGGACAGGGGCGACGCCGCGGCCTTCCGTGCGTAGGATCCCGCGCGTGTCCCGAACGCTCGAAGGCCAGACCCTGTTCATCTCCGGCGCCAGCCGCGGCATCGGCCTGGCGATCGCGCTGCGCGCCGCGTGCGACGGTGCGAACGTCGCGCTCATCGCCAAGACCGGCGAGCCGCATCCCAAGCTCGAGGGCACGGTGCACACCGCGGCCGCCGAGATCGAGGCCGCCGGCGGCCAGGCGCTGGCCATCGTCGGCGACATCCGCAACGACGAGCAGGTCGCCGAGGCCGTGGCCGCCACCGTCGAGCGCTTCGGCGGGATCGACATCTGCGTCAACAATGCCAGCGCGATCAGCCTGCAGGGCACCGAGGCCCTGGACATGAAGCGCTACGACCTCATGCAGGACATCAACACGCGCGGCACGTTCTCGGTGACCAAGGCGTGCGTCCCGCACCTCAAGGCCTCGTCCAACGCCCACGTCCTGACGCTGTCGCCGCCGCTGAGCCTGAAGCCCCGCTGGCTCGGCGCCCACATCGGCTACACCATCGCCAAGTACGGCATGAGCCTGTGCACGCTCGGCATGGCCGAGGAGTTCAAGGACGACGGCATCGCCTGCAACTCGCTGTGGCCCAAGACGCTCGTGGCGACCGCGGCGGTGCAGAACCTCCTCGGCGGCGACGCCGCGATGGCCCGCTCGCGCCGGCCCGAGATCGTGGCCGACG from the Baekduia soli genome contains:
- the glgP gene encoding alpha-glucan family phosphorylase encodes the protein MVDAGRRDIERAVSGLAARLPAELAPLASIAYDYSWCWHADGPALFEAVDAERWAACGHNPVRLLREAPQESLDRTAADDALLARAADIDARLRAHREGGPDGAVDPVAYFCAEYAVHVSLPVYSGGLGALAGDLIKEAADRSLPMVAVGLLYRQGYFRQRIDLTGWQREYWLENDPALLPMALVRGEDGEPVTVSVPVRDETIVVQIWRVDVGRVPLFLLDADRPENSAFARFSTAQLYVGDPAVRLTQYALLGIGGARALGALGVDPVVVHLNEGHAAYAALDGPGATLQDVVEHARRRTVFTTHTPVPAGNDAYAGPEIAELLEPLARERGFDLDEILRLGRTHPEAEHEPFGITQLALRTSRAANAVSRRHGDVAREMWADIWPDRLTQDIPIGHVTNGVHVPTWVGGPMRALLDEHLGPRWIEHAADPATWASIDALDGAELRAVRRRQREALIAMIRERIPRDRLARGEERGFAQAGAEAFEPDVLTIGFARRVATYKRMGLLVHDVERAVGIVGGHQPLQLVVAGKAHPKDDPGKELIQHLLHVRGAPGTATRVVFVADYDVAIAAKLVQGCDVWVNLPRPPMEASGTSGMKSVLNGGLQLSVLDGWWAEAYDGTNGWALPGDVDADHQAQDARDAARLYELLEGEILPSFYDTENGWVDMMRASLRTLAPRFSATRMLADYARLLYDPGRQARPVSRR
- a CDS encoding ABC transporter permease; this encodes MSTALTYTRFELLRTLRNRRFLIFSLCFPLALFFLIAGPNRGDRDLQSTGLSAPLYFMVSMASWGTMTSMLSTGARIAGERQAGWNRQLRISPLSPHAYLRAKVLTAYCMALLSLGLLYVSGVILGVRLPAGEWLGMTGLIIVGLIPFGAAGILLGHVLTTDSMGPVLGGGTALLAILSGTWFPLSDHGFIHGVAQYLPSYWLVQANRVALGGHAWSAHAWAVVAVWTAVLGVLAMRAYRRDTGRA
- a CDS encoding ABC transporter ATP-binding protein, with translation MIASAAAPPQAGIDLHGLTKTFRTPNGPVRAVRGIDVAIAPGETVALLGPNGAGKSTTIDMLLGLARPDAGSVSLFGGTPEDAVAAGRVGAMLQTGSLLRDLNVRELIAMMASLYPDPLDVDEVVELTGLGALVGQRTQKLSGGETQRVRFAVALVSNPDLLVLDEPTVAMDVEGRHAFWQTMRGFASRGKTIVFATHYLEEADDFADRAVLMAHGRVVADGPTTEIKARVGRRTIRATLPGADRDTLRALPGVAAAELRGAAVILSCTDSDTAIRALLAREPQASDIEISGAGLEEAFLELTGGDDHDDEELAA
- a CDS encoding SDR family oxidoreductase, with amino-acid sequence MSRVSGKVVLITGGARGVGAATARRLVARGAKVVLVDLDRGPLAELEAELGAHATSITGDVLSLEQMEAAVAHGVQRFGGIDVCVANAGISSYGSVLAVDPAAFRQVVDVNLTGVFHTVRAALPQLIERRGYVLVVSSLAAYAAAPGLVAYNASKAGAEHFANALRIEVAHRGVKVGSAHMSWIDTPLVRDAKQDLSAFRMMLDRLPGPLGQTTSVEACADAFVAGIGRRATRVSVPRWVNAIRWLKPAMTTTLGEREARRHAPEIVPLMDQEVAALGRSMSARTAALQSEAEPERTPAP
- a CDS encoding alpha/beta fold hydrolase, whose amino-acid sequence is MPEISPALYRAGSGEPLVLVHGFTATWRCWLPVLAELVPRFEVIAPTLDGHDGGRPLPPRDTAHTIPHAADHLEEVLDGLGVGTAHFAGNSLGGALGLELARRGRARSVVGISPAGGLEPGDRRSAEAIMKVFRRMQNVTRASERHLPQIMSRPGLRRLALRDVMTRGHLVPAGEALRLARSSLRCDIVDDVFSVLRDGNAALTGLGDISCPVLVTWGDRDRILPVERHSARLRAEIPGVEFRLHRGIGHTPMWDDAALIASTIADFAGAASGPPATATPAPPTTAPVAA
- a CDS encoding SDR family oxidoreductase codes for the protein MSRTLEGQTLFISGASRGIGLAIALRAACDGANVALIAKTGEPHPKLEGTVHTAAAEIEAAGGQALAIVGDIRNDEQVAEAVAATVERFGGIDICVNNASAISLQGTEALDMKRYDLMQDINTRGTFSVTKACVPHLKASSNAHVLTLSPPLSLKPRWLGAHIGYTIAKYGMSLCTLGMAEEFKDDGIACNSLWPKTLVATAAVQNLLGGDAAMARSRRPEIVADAAHAVLTRDSRECTGNLYLVEDVLEAEGVTDFASYAYVPDADLQMDLFVDEE